ACTGCAAGTGGTAATGCGGGGCTCATCTTGTCGAGGGACGTCCAATCTTTGCTCATCCGTAACGACCTACCGTCCGTCAACTGCTCGACACAACGGATCAGCATCAACGGAGTAACCGGAACCGGAACGAAGCGGAACAGGATCACGGACAGGATGCTTAAAATGAAAAATCCCGCAACGATACGAATCGTCCATTTCCTCAGACGAGCCCACCACCCACTCTTGCCTTTCCCCGTTACCTTTTTCCCGGCCATTGCCTGATTCTTACTTCAACTTGATAAAAACTGTTTCACCCGGATCCAGATTGAAGCTATAGTAGTGACCAGAGCCGGAAGACCGAATCTGCATCGCTTTACTTCCCGCATCCAGCAGGTGTTCCGAATAAAGTGTAAAACCCTGCACGGGTTGGTGCCCTGAATTGGAATAACGCCAGCCATCTTCGGTTGGAACCATCTTCACTTCTCTGATCCTTTGCTGATAACTCAGATATTCCCGGACTACCGGCAACCACAGTTTGTGCTCTTCCCGGTAACGCGCTTGCAAGGCGAGCGCGTCATCGAAAGCCGGCTCTATCTCCCAATGGCCGCCATTCAGACGATAGAAACCATTCGTTGAATCCACCCGCGCGGGATAACAATGCGCGATGTAAGTTCCCCGACGCCTGACCAAGTCGTCCAGGCGCTGTTCACCCAGGTAATAGGACCACATGCTACCATCCGTCGGATCGAGCGTCGTGGTTGTACGCCAATGCAATATGCTTTTGCTTCTTGTCGGATGCGACCACCATACCGGTGCAGGAAATCGTCCGGAAATGCCGGAGTACGGGGCATCCAGGCGTGAATCGAACGAGTATGGCAGGAAGACATTCGTATCCTCGTAAAAACAATTCCACACCGAGGTGATCCCGTACCTCAACCATGTATCCAAGGCGTAGCCGTCCGAGAGCGAGTCGAGACCGTCGCAAACCAAATCTTCCCGATTGCTAGTCGGAGCATTGTCGTAACCATGGTCGATCCAGGTTGTGGTATTGAATCGGGATCGCATATACTGCAACGCGACATCCAATTGTTTTCGGTTGCTGGTGAATTGTTCGGGGGTATGCAAAGCGATCTCACTACGCGACTCCTCGAGTGTCTGCATCAATGCTTCAAATCCCGGCGTTTCCCTCATCGTCGCGATTGTACCCGGGAACGCCGCATGACGCTTTCGGTTCGTGACGCGATCCGGATTGTTGTAAAACACACTCTTGGTCATCGGAATGCCGCGTGCCACAAACCCTTTTTTCGCCGTTGACGGGTCCGAGATGGAATCATGACCAAACATCACCGCCCGTTGCAATTTCAAATCCGAGTAATCGGCATGCTCCGTCCAGATAAAGGTCGCATCGTAGCCAAACGGACGGTCTTGCAGCGCAGGAAGAAAGGATGGCATTCTGAAATACGTTTGCCATCGGGCTTCCAGGCGTTCATGCACTTTATACACACTGCAGCTCCTATCCAAGCGATGATTGCGGCTCTTCTTCTCCTTCGGCCAGTGCAGCAAGGGATGATCCATTGACCAATCGGCATTCAACCAAAGCGTGTTGGAGGCCCAATCCAATTGCAACGAAGACAGTTGATCCGGATAGGAAACGATCATCTCCGGAACGCTATCGCCAAAACTTACGGCACCCCTGCCCAACCAGCTTTCTTCGTCATCCCCGGCCCGCAGCATCCTTCCAACGACATCCACCGCCTGGCTGGCTGCCGGCTGCACCAGCATCACAATAGCCTGTCGGACCAGTTCAGTCGGTTGAAGCCATTCGGTATTCAGGCTCCAGCGTATCGCTGCCGCCTTTTCGTCTGTTGCCAGGGTAATGGTAGTGTTGAACCGTTCATTGGCTGATCGAAACAGCAGGTGGTGCACACCCTGAGCAACAGAATCGCGTTGAAACTCCAACGTACTGAACCGCGGTGTGATGGAATCGCCCTTTGCTTCCGTATATAAAAGCACATTGCGGATCAGTCGCTGCCCGTCGGGACGATCCACCCGCAGGATCCCACCGGCCGGCTGTATCCGTACGGCGTAATCCGTTCCCAGAAAGAGTTCCTGCTCCGCGCTTCTCGAATCGGATTGGGGCGAGCCCGGAGGCAGGAAGGACGGAAGTCCCCATCGGCAGAGACTGAACGTTACACCGGATGTTTCCACCCGTGACCGCCGGTCCGGCTGGTAGAGGTAGACTTTGATGGTTGTTCCGCGCCTCAGAAAATTAGCAGGCAACTTGAACCCGACGTTTGTATTGATGAATTCATCCTGCTTCCCCAACTGATTGCTCAGATCCCGGCCGTCCCACAATAAGGTTTGTCCCTGCTCTTCTATCGAAAGCACCCACTGGATACCGGGATTGAGGGTGGAAGACCGCAGTTTGGCTTCACAATGCAACAGGACGGAGCGGCTAGGCAAGCTATCGGGCCAGGTCCAGGAATAGCCGGCACCGTATGGATGGGTACTGTCCGTCACCAAAACAATATCCCCGTTCGGCAAAGCTTGTCGTTGGTCCAGATTCATCCAACCAGCTGCAGCCTGCTGTGACGAAAAATCCGCCGACCAACGAATTGTATCTGGAAATGTCGTTTGCGCCGACATTCGATATCCGATCAGCAGCAGGAAGAAAAAAAGCAACTGGCCACGCATGGACGACGAAGGTAAAAGTATCCGATGAGTGGCAAACGTTCGGTATAGCACAAAAAAAATCCACCCGGAGGTGGAGCCATGCTGCAGGTCAGAACCTATTCATTTGGTTTGTCGCCCGGCTGGAGCGCTGCCGCCGCCTGTGCCTTTCCGGCATACAGGTCCGCCATCTTCTGGTCGCCGGACTTCCGATAAGCCTTGGCCAGACTGTCATACAAGGCCGGTGAGCCGGGATGCATATCAAGATTCAGCTTCAACAATTTGATCGCTTCGTCGAAACGCCGGCGTTTCGACAATTCGCCGGCCAGCAGCGATACATGTTCTTCACTTGCCGGATAGGGTTTGAGAATTACATCCCGGGAAGCAAGGGTGATGACCGATGCCCAATGCGTGAATTCCTTTCTGATCTGCCCTACCTGCCGGATGAAGTACTCATACGGGATCATATCGTCGATCAGGTCGTGCTCATATGCGCGCAGCGATGCCTGCAGGTATTCGTAGGCTTCCCAGGGCTTCATGCCGGCACGGGAATAACGGGAAAGCATCCGGTCCCCTTTCACCAGAAATACGGTATCTCCATCCTGCTCGATCAACTCGTCGAAATTCATCAACGAAGCCAACGCGATCTGGCTGTAATTCTGGGATTCATTTTTAAAGCCACCACAGGTTGTTTGCCAGATTTGCTCAAACAACTGCAAGCCGCCGGCCTTGGGGTCGAGTGCATTGATAACACAACGGACATTACCGGCACCGGCATGATAAGCGTGTAACACCAAAAGCCGGAACCAAAGATCATGTTCCTGATACGGTATGCCTTTTTCATCCAGGAACTTCCGGATATAGGGAACACATCCCGTATTGATCAGGCGGGCGGCGGCCATACCGGCCTTGTTCATGTCCAGACGATCATCGTGGTATTTGGAAACCTTCAATCCAAAGCGACGGGCCACGGCAGGCATGAGCTGAAAGGGGCCCCGTGCTCCAACATAGGAACGTGCCGCACCTTTACCCGGGCTTTCGATCAACAGGATCGCCTGCGCGTAAAAAGGATCACAGCCGTGCTTCCGGAATACCTGGATCGCCTGATTGATATCGTCGAGTGTCTTTTTGACTTCATAGAATTCCCGCTTCCCTGCCGTGACATACAATTGCTCCGTGGGAGCGATGCAATGCACCTGGGAGAGACTGTCCTTGAAGCAGATCTTCTCCAATTCGGTTTGGTTCATCCACACCGATCTGGATACGCGTTCCACCGGTTTACGGCAGGAAGCGATGTTGATGATGCAGGTGTCGCTGGTCATCGTGATGACCTCGCGCCAGAAGCGCGCCTGTCCGACGGTGTCCCAGCCTTCCGTATAAAGCGATGAATCGCGCAAGAAGGTGTAACGACTGCTGCCGTTCCATCCCACGATCGTCTTGGTCACCCAGGCATCGGGGCCGGCCATGCTTTGAAACGCCGTGGCGAGCAACACCAGGAGCGCAAAAACGGCTCGATTCGGTTGAAAACGGTTAGAATGCGACATACCTCGAATAACCCATACGTCCGGAGGTTCCGGAAGTTGGGATAAAACGCAGGAAATCCTTACGCAATTGTCAGCTCAGAGCCCGCGAACTTTCTCCTTATGCTTTTTGATTTGCCGTGAAAGCGAGTTCATGCAGAGATCGGTCGCCTCTTCAAAGGTCTTGCATTGCTCGCTAACGATGATATCATTGCCTGGAAGTTGGATCTTGATCTGCACGATCTTGTTCTTCATATCGGAAGATTTGTCCAGCTTCAGAAATACCTCTCCGCCGATGATATGGTCGTAAAAGGTCACCAGCTTGTCCACTTTATCCTGGATGAAATCGATGAGTTTACGGTCGGCGTCGAAATGGATGGATTGAACTCTGATCTTCATAGTGCTTTCTTCTTCTTTTTTAAACGTTCGCTCAGGCTCTCGGATGAGCCTGCTGGTATACTTTTTTAAGTTTCTCGATGGTATTGTGCGTATACACCTGCGTTGCACTCAGGTTGGCATGTCCCAGCAGTTCTTTTACACTGTTGATGTCTGCTCCCCTGTTAAGCATGTGTGTGGCGAAGGTGTGTCGCAGGACGTGAGGACTGCGTTTCTCCAGTGTTGTGATGACTCCAAGATAACGCAGGACCAGGCGGTAAACGAATTTAGGGTAGAGGGATTTTCCCTGATCGGTCACGAAAAATTTTTCCCGGGATGCAAAATGGCCGTTCCGGACCTGCCGATACGCAACGATCAACTCCCGCATCTTATCAGTAAACGGAATGACGCGCTCTTTGTTTCTTTTCCCCAGGACTTTGAGCTGCATCGCGTGGAGATCGACATCCGAATCTTTCAACCCTACCAATTCGGCCAAACGCATGCCGGTTCCGTAAAGGGTCTCCAGCACCAGGCGGTCCCGAAGACCCGTAAAGCCTTCAGGAAACGCGACTTCGGTGAAGAGCTGGTCCATTTTCCGTTCATCGACGAAGGCGGGAAGCCGCTTCGATGTTTTTGGAGCCTGCACCCGCAGCATCGGGTTGACACGTAACGTCCCCTGACGAAGCAGGAATTTATAATAGGTTTTTAATGTGGTCAGCTTCCGGTTGATGGAACGGGTCGTGATCTTCTGCTCCATCAGTTGGACGATCCAGGAACGGATCATCGAATGTGTTGCTGCCGACAGATCATCGGTCTCATAAGTCGATCGCAGGAAAAGGGCATACTGCTCCAGGTCGGTACTGTACGCCTGGACCGTGTGTGGCGAGAACCGCTTTTCGTAGCGGATGTATTGAAGGAATCCCTGTATCACCGGCAATAAAAAAAGAGAACCTCCCGAGTGGGGGAAGTTCTCTTGCTATGCTTTCTTTACCATCATCGCATTCGTGTTACGAAACGACTACCAGTAAAGATACAAATTCCGGATGGATACAGCGAGCGAATCAGAGCGTTTCCTGGCGCTGCATCAGGTCGCGGTATTTCGCGCGAAGGACCTGCTGGCGGCGGGCAACCGACTTTTTCTCAAAAGTCTGGCGGCGACGCAATTCACGCAAAACTCCCGTACGTTCGAATTTCTTCTTGAACTTCTTGAGGGCCTTGTCGATTGACTCGTTTTCTTTGATCGGAACGATGATCATGTTGTTCTTTTGTATTGGGGTGGCGAAATTACAAAATCCTGAACTAAAAGCAAATTACTTTAGGATTTCGCGGGAAATAACCAGTTTTTGAATCTCGGAGGTTCCTTCCCCGATGGTGCACAGTTTGGAGTCCCGGTAGAATTTCTCAACAGGGAAATCCTTGGTATACCCATAACCGCCAAAGATCTGTACAGCGTCCGTGGAGACCTGTACAGAGACTTCCGACGCGTAATATTTGGCAAAAGCGCTTTGTTTTGTGCATTTCTCACCCCGATTCTTCAGGTCAGCCGCCTGAAGGGTCAGGAGTTCGGCCGCCTCGATCTTGGTGGCCATATCGGCCAGTTTGAAGCCAATAGCCTGA
This DNA window, taken from Bacteroidota bacterium, encodes the following:
- a CDS encoding tyrosine-type recombinase/integrase; translated protein: MQGFLQYIRYEKRFSPHTVQAYSTDLEQYALFLRSTYETDDLSAATHSMIRSWIVQLMEQKITTRSINRKLTTLKTYYKFLLRQGTLRVNPMLRVQAPKTSKRLPAFVDERKMDQLFTEVAFPEGFTGLRDRLVLETLYGTGMRLAELVGLKDSDVDLHAMQLKVLGKRNKERVIPFTDKMRELIVAYRQVRNGHFASREKFFVTDQGKSLYPKFVYRLVLRYLGVITTLEKRSPHVLRHTFATHMLNRGADINSVKELLGHANLSATQVYTHNTIEKLKKVYQQAHPRA
- the raiA gene encoding ribosome-associated translation inhibitor RaiA, producing MKIRVQSIHFDADRKLIDFIQDKVDKLVTFYDHIIGGEVFLKLDKSSDMKNKIVQIKIQLPGNDIIVSEQCKTFEEATDLCMNSLSRQIKKHKEKVRGL
- a CDS encoding transglycosylase SLT domain-containing protein, with product MSHSNRFQPNRAVFALLVLLATAFQSMAGPDAWVTKTIVGWNGSSRYTFLRDSSLYTEGWDTVGQARFWREVITMTSDTCIINIASCRKPVERVSRSVWMNQTELEKICFKDSLSQVHCIAPTEQLYVTAGKREFYEVKKTLDDINQAIQVFRKHGCDPFYAQAILLIESPGKGAARSYVGARGPFQLMPAVARRFGLKVSKYHDDRLDMNKAGMAAARLINTGCVPYIRKFLDEKGIPYQEHDLWFRLLVLHAYHAGAGNVRCVINALDPKAGGLQLFEQIWQTTCGGFKNESQNYSQIALASLMNFDELIEQDGDTVFLVKGDRMLSRYSRAGMKPWEAYEYLQASLRAYEHDLIDDMIPYEYFIRQVGQIRKEFTHWASVITLASRDVILKPYPASEEHVSLLAGELSKRRRFDEAIKLLKLNLDMHPGSPALYDSLAKAYRKSGDQKMADLYAGKAQAAAALQPGDKPNE
- a CDS encoding 30S ribosomal protein S21, whose product is MIIVPIKENESIDKALKKFKKKFERTGVLRELRRRQTFEKKSVARRQQVLRAKYRDLMQRQETL